In the genome of Acidimicrobiia bacterium, one region contains:
- the purF gene encoding amidophosphoribosyltransferase yields the protein MDGTFETTPGEECGVFGVYAPGQDAAHIISFGLLALQHRGQESAGIAASDGQTITVFKDMGLVSQVFHETTLAALPGHLGIGHTRYSTSGSTVWENAQPAYRQVEHTGIALGHNGNLTNTVELAARIGDDASTTDSMLMLDAVAGAIHDGRSDGRQLERALTEVLPHLEGAFSLVVMDQGHLVGVRDPHGYRPLCLGSLPEGGWVLASESAALDLVGAAFVREIEAGEMVVIDAGGVRSLHPFTEVDPRLCIFEFVYFARPDSNLYGQNVHGARQRMGRRLAAEAPVEADVVVPVPESGIPAAQGFSAESNIPYADGLVKNRYIGRTFIEPTQMLRDRGIRLKLNPIPENLDGKRIVLVDDSIVRGTTTRQLVRMVREAGAVQVHLRISSPPYRWPCYYGMDTSDISGLLAAQLSTDEIREFLDADSLAYLSLDGLEQAAGGTELGFCKACLSGAYPTPVGRGDKFVLERR from the coding sequence GTGGACGGGACCTTCGAGACCACCCCGGGCGAGGAATGTGGCGTTTTCGGCGTGTATGCGCCGGGTCAGGACGCCGCACACATAATCTCGTTCGGCCTTCTCGCCCTCCAGCATCGCGGGCAGGAGAGCGCCGGGATCGCCGCCTCGGACGGTCAAACCATCACAGTCTTCAAGGACATGGGGCTCGTCTCCCAGGTGTTCCATGAGACGACACTCGCCGCGCTTCCCGGCCACCTCGGCATCGGCCACACCCGTTACTCCACCAGCGGATCGACCGTCTGGGAGAACGCGCAACCGGCCTATCGCCAGGTCGAACACACCGGTATAGCTCTGGGCCACAACGGAAACCTGACGAATACGGTCGAGCTGGCCGCCAGGATCGGCGACGACGCCAGTACCACCGACTCCATGCTCATGCTCGACGCCGTTGCCGGCGCCATTCACGACGGACGATCGGACGGGCGCCAGCTCGAGAGAGCCCTGACGGAGGTGCTTCCTCACCTGGAAGGTGCCTTCTCCCTCGTGGTCATGGATCAGGGCCACCTGGTCGGCGTACGCGACCCCCACGGCTACCGCCCGCTCTGTTTGGGATCGCTCCCCGAAGGGGGCTGGGTCCTCGCCTCGGAGTCGGCCGCTCTCGATCTGGTGGGTGCAGCCTTCGTTCGGGAGATCGAGGCCGGGGAGATGGTTGTGATCGACGCGGGCGGCGTCCGGAGCCTGCATCCGTTCACAGAGGTGGACCCGCGCCTCTGCATCTTCGAGTTCGTCTATTTCGCCAGACCGGACAGCAACCTGTACGGGCAGAACGTGCACGGTGCCAGACAGCGGATGGGCAGGAGACTCGCCGCAGAAGCACCGGTCGAGGCGGATGTCGTAGTCCCCGTTCCCGAGTCCGGCATTCCGGCGGCCCAGGGATTCTCGGCCGAGAGCAACATTCCCTATGCCGACGGTCTGGTGAAGAACCGCTATATCGGGCGAACGTTCATCGAGCCGACGCAAATGCTCCGCGACCGCGGTATCCGGCTCAAGCTGAATCCGATTCCCGAGAACCTCGACGGCAAACGAATCGTGCTGGTCGATGATTCGATCGTGCGGGGCACCACCACCCGTCAACTCGTGAGGATGGTGCGCGAAGCCGGGGCCGTCCAGGTGCATCTCCGTATCTCCTCGCCCCCTTATCGCTGGCCCTGCTACTACGGCATGGACACATCCGACATCTCCGGGTTGCTGGCTGCACAGCTCTCGACCGATGAGATTCGAGAGTTCCTGGATGCCGATTCGCTCGCCTACCTCTCACTGGACGGGCTCGAGCAGGCTGCCGGCGGGACCGAACTGGGTTTCTGCAAAGCTTGCCTCAGCGGGGCCTATCCGACACCCGTCGGACGGGGTGACAAGTTCGTCCTGGAGAGGCGGTAG
- the purM gene encoding phosphoribosylformylglycinamidine cyclo-ligase, with product MATYRDAGVDLDQADRHVALIADAVTSTWGPNVVGGFGGFATGVTIPDGYTSPVLMMSTDGVGTKLELARRTGRYEGVGHDLVAMCVDDLAAVGARPIAFTDYLAVGRLEPDRDTVIVASVAAACSLAGCALVGGETAEHPGVVDVGHVDLAGAALGIVEAGREIGGSLVDAGDAIIGVESPNLRSNGFSLVRAVVDGRPLDATFPGDERSVGAVLLEPSVIYAPGVLDAASTGFVHAFAHVTGGGIPGNLARVIPDGLGAEIDTGTWARPNVFNVIQHWGAVPDDEMYRVFNMGIGYLAVVASDGIDAVVDAFGTRGHPTHRIGTIVGGSSGVRLIG from the coding sequence GTGGCGACCTACCGGGATGCAGGCGTCGACCTCGATCAGGCAGATCGCCACGTGGCCCTGATCGCGGACGCGGTGACGTCCACCTGGGGGCCGAACGTCGTGGGCGGATTCGGCGGATTCGCCACCGGCGTGACCATCCCCGACGGCTACACCAGCCCGGTGCTGATGATGAGCACGGACGGTGTCGGGACGAAACTCGAACTTGCCAGGCGGACGGGACGATACGAGGGGGTCGGCCACGACCTCGTCGCAATGTGCGTTGACGATCTCGCCGCGGTCGGCGCCCGACCGATCGCCTTCACCGACTATCTGGCGGTGGGACGGCTCGAGCCGGACCGCGACACGGTCATCGTGGCGTCCGTGGCGGCCGCTTGCTCGCTGGCCGGTTGTGCGCTGGTCGGAGGGGAGACCGCCGAGCATCCCGGGGTCGTGGACGTCGGCCATGTCGACCTGGCCGGCGCGGCTCTCGGGATCGTCGAAGCCGGGAGGGAGATAGGCGGTTCGCTCGTCGACGCCGGCGACGCGATCATCGGGGTGGAGAGCCCGAATCTGCGCTCCAACGGGTTCTCCCTGGTCCGCGCCGTGGTCGATGGACGCCCGCTCGACGCAACCTTCCCGGGGGATGAGCGCTCGGTCGGCGCAGTTCTGCTGGAACCTTCGGTCATCTACGCGCCCGGAGTGCTCGACGCCGCGTCCACCGGATTCGTGCACGCCTTCGCCCACGTGACCGGAGGCGGGATTCCCGGCAACCTGGCCCGTGTCATTCCGGACGGCCTGGGGGCGGAGATCGACACCGGGACGTGGGCGCGGCCGAACGTATTCAACGTCATCCAGCACTGGGGAGCGGTGCCGGATGACGAGATGTACCGGGTGTTCAACATGGGCATCGGTTACCTGGCCGTCGTGGCCTCCGACGGAATCGACGCCGTGGTGGATGCTTTCGGAACCCGCGGCCACCCCACACACAGAATCGGAACCATCGTCGGCGGATCGTCCGGAGTCCGGCTGATCGGCTGA